A genomic stretch from Terriglobales bacterium includes:
- a CDS encoding PilZ domain-containing protein, whose translation MPQSKKDHRRAERFPYCIPTSVRHPRTTSRAMGVTGNLSQKGVFFFFDTRVEPGSAIELIMIMPPEIPEFAQRWVCCNARVVRVEERPGEKQVGIAAEITRCEALPEIQGW comes from the coding sequence ATGCCACAGTCGAAGAAGGACCACCGTCGCGCCGAACGCTTCCCCTACTGCATCCCGACCAGCGTCCGCCATCCCCGGACCACGAGCCGCGCCATGGGCGTCACCGGGAACCTGAGCCAAAAGGGGGTGTTCTTCTTCTTCGACACCAGGGTCGAGCCGGGCTCCGCCATCGAGCTCATCATGATCATGCCGCCGGAGATCCCGGAATTCGCGCAGCGCTGGGTGTGCTGCAATGCCCGCGTGGTGCGGGTGGAGGAACGCCCCGGCGAGAAGCAGGTGGGGATCGCGGCCGAGATCACGCGCTGCGAAGCTTTGCCCGAGATCCAGGGCTGGTAA